The following are encoded together in the Novipirellula galeiformis genome:
- a CDS encoding phytoene desaturase family protein, producing MMSDSNTTTKKVIVVGGGLAGLGAACVLAARGHAVTILEKNDWVGGKAAVLNAQGYRFDMGPTILTLPSVLRRIFTEAGRDLDDYVSMVPLDPQWRCFFEQESAGDQHVLDLVADVDAMASKIGHFTDSETDAQGYRRFMEISEQLHRVSDRFFFWRSVGGLRDTMQIGGAFSAAVLKDVMSLRMGKSVASVVRSHVADDRVAQMMDHFTQYVGSSPAASPAVLCGIAHMQTDEGIWYPIGGTRAIPEALLKLAHELGVEIHTGTDVMRITTSQPNGKGRPQVSGVVTAGGETIHCDAIVSNCDAVRTYRELLAGTVPSHRFEKSQKHEPACSGVVLYLGLNRRYEQLLHHNFVFSRDPEQEFDFIYRKGEPAPDPSAYVCAPAISEPGVAPHGCEALYVLVHTPYLRPNHNWHTMFASYRETILDKLESAAGLDHIRDAIVYESALTPEDIHHRYRVLNGAIYGLASHGKYLGAFKPANRRRDIAGLYLAGGAAHPGPGMPMVLMSGWIAADALDEDVKHAQRR from the coding sequence ATGATGAGCGATTCAAATACAACGACCAAGAAAGTGATCGTCGTAGGGGGTGGCTTAGCCGGGCTCGGCGCTGCCTGTGTGCTGGCCGCACGCGGTCACGCTGTGACCATATTGGAAAAAAACGATTGGGTCGGTGGCAAAGCCGCGGTATTGAACGCGCAAGGCTACCGATTCGATATGGGGCCGACGATTTTGACCCTGCCAAGTGTTCTCCGGCGTATCTTTACGGAAGCAGGTCGCGATCTGGACGACTACGTTTCGATGGTTCCGTTGGATCCCCAATGGCGGTGTTTCTTCGAACAAGAAAGTGCCGGTGATCAGCACGTGCTCGACCTGGTCGCGGATGTCGATGCGATGGCCTCCAAGATCGGTCACTTCACCGACTCCGAAACCGACGCTCAGGGATATCGGCGGTTCATGGAGATCAGCGAGCAACTACATCGCGTCTCGGATCGCTTCTTTTTCTGGCGGAGCGTCGGTGGATTGCGTGACACCATGCAAATCGGAGGGGCCTTTTCAGCCGCCGTTTTAAAAGATGTGATGTCGCTGCGCATGGGAAAAAGCGTCGCTTCGGTGGTTCGTTCGCACGTCGCCGACGACCGCGTTGCGCAAATGATGGATCACTTCACTCAATATGTGGGTTCGTCACCGGCGGCGTCACCGGCCGTATTATGCGGGATCGCGCACATGCAAACCGATGAAGGCATTTGGTACCCGATCGGCGGCACGCGGGCGATCCCCGAAGCCCTCTTAAAGCTGGCTCATGAACTTGGCGTTGAAATCCACACCGGTACCGACGTGATGCGGATCACCACGTCGCAGCCCAACGGGAAAGGGAGGCCGCAAGTTAGCGGTGTCGTGACCGCGGGCGGCGAGACGATTCACTGTGACGCAATCGTTAGTAACTGCGACGCAGTGCGAACCTATCGCGAACTGCTGGCCGGTACGGTGCCCTCGCACCGTTTTGAAAAATCACAGAAACACGAACCCGCATGCAGCGGCGTGGTTCTGTACCTGGGACTTAATCGACGCTACGAGCAACTGTTGCATCATAATTTTGTCTTTTCACGCGACCCAGAACAAGAATTCGACTTTATCTATCGCAAAGGCGAACCCGCGCCCGACCCCTCAGCCTACGTCTGTGCTCCGGCGATCAGCGAACCGGGTGTTGCTCCGCATGGATGCGAAGCATTGTATGTGCTGGTCCACACCCCCTACCTCCGCCCCAACCACAATTGGCACACGATGTTCGCGTCCTATCGCGAGACGATTTTAGACAAGTTGGAATCGGCCGCAGGCTTGGACCATATCCGCGATGCGATCGTTTATGAGTCGGCCCTCACGCCCGAGGACATCCACCATCGTTATCGCGTTCTCAATGGTGCAATTTATGGTTTGGCCAGTCATGGGAAATATCTTGGCGCGTTCAAACCGGCCAACCGGCGACGTGATATCGCAGGTTTGTATTTGGCGGGCGGCGCAGCTCACCCAGGCCCTGGGATGCCAATGGTCTTGATGAGTGGCTGGATCGCGGCCGATGCACTCGACGAGGATGTGAAGCACGCTCAAAGGCGTTGA
- a CDS encoding aldehyde dehydrogenase family protein yields the protein MGKAVRMQIESATPWNGLTLRQRCKIVAGARFAIARQADNLSGLCISEQRTDAFETVTAELIPLCDALKYLAKKGATILASRQLGVRGRPLWLWGVRSTVRRAPHGTVLIIGTWNYPLLLTGVQVAQALAAGNRVLLKPAEGCEALTRMLVRCFYDAGVPEQALLQLDSSPTAAASILNATTTPQPVDLVVLTGSANTGRKVLEQTAKTLTPAIMELSGCDAVVVLPGADLDRVCSFVKFGLNLNSGATCIGPRRLLVEDSPMADAVVTRLCQRLDETDKHFVIHPVARAGVAQTIDEAISGGAIDATQHYDAERLAATGEMRTLVLDRVPMDAEIVSADLFAPVISVVRLKNSEDAVAAINQCRYRLAASVFGPRRAAIAMANQLNVGSVAINEMITPTADPRVPFGGRGSSGFGVTRGDEGLLAMTVPVVVSERRGRFALHHMPQNDVTRERLIGALQLRNAQGLKMFWLALRRMLS from the coding sequence ATGGGAAAGGCAGTTCGGATGCAAATCGAGTCAGCGACCCCGTGGAACGGCTTGACGCTCCGCCAACGCTGCAAAATCGTGGCGGGAGCGAGATTTGCAATCGCACGCCAAGCGGATAATTTATCAGGGTTGTGTATCAGTGAACAGCGAACCGACGCTTTTGAAACCGTCACCGCCGAGCTGATCCCGCTGTGCGACGCTTTGAAATACCTAGCAAAAAAAGGGGCAACCATTTTGGCGTCTCGCCAACTCGGTGTGCGAGGACGACCGCTGTGGTTGTGGGGCGTTCGCAGCACGGTTCGTCGAGCTCCCCATGGCACGGTACTGATCATCGGAACATGGAACTACCCGCTGTTGTTAACCGGGGTTCAAGTGGCTCAGGCACTCGCCGCGGGTAATCGAGTGTTGCTCAAGCCGGCCGAAGGGTGCGAAGCACTGACGCGGATGTTGGTCCGTTGCTTCTACGATGCGGGTGTTCCCGAGCAGGCACTCCTCCAACTCGATTCCTCACCCACAGCGGCGGCCAGCATCTTAAACGCGACGACCACGCCCCAACCTGTCGATTTGGTTGTACTGACCGGCTCGGCGAACACTGGCCGCAAGGTGCTTGAACAAACGGCCAAAACGCTTACCCCTGCGATCATGGAACTGAGCGGCTGTGACGCGGTCGTCGTGCTGCCCGGCGCGGATCTCGACCGCGTCTGCTCGTTCGTCAAATTTGGTTTGAATTTGAACAGCGGAGCGACCTGTATCGGGCCGCGACGATTGCTCGTCGAAGATTCCCCCATGGCCGACGCGGTCGTCACGCGGCTTTGTCAACGGCTTGACGAGACAGACAAGCACTTCGTCATCCACCCGGTCGCCCGCGCCGGCGTTGCCCAGACGATTGACGAAGCCATTTCCGGCGGTGCGATCGACGCAACTCAACATTACGACGCGGAACGATTAGCGGCGACCGGCGAGATGCGCACGTTGGTACTCGATCGCGTTCCCATGGACGCAGAAATTGTGTCAGCGGATCTGTTCGCTCCGGTCATTAGCGTGGTTCGTCTGAAAAACAGCGAGGATGCGGTGGCGGCCATCAATCAGTGCCGTTACCGTCTAGCGGCGTCCGTGTTTGGCCCCCGTCGAGCCGCGATCGCGATGGCAAACCAGTTGAACGTGGGCTCCGTCGCGATCAACGAAATGATCACCCCCACCGCCGATCCACGTGTCCCGTTCGGAGGCCGAGGCAGCAGCGGATTTGGGGTAACTCGCGGCGACGAGGGGTTGCTGGCGATGACGGTCCCGGTCGTGGTCAGCGAGCGACGGGGACGTTTTGCACTGCATCACATGCCACAAAATGATGTAACGCGTGAACGATTGATTGGCGCACTCCAACTGCGGAACGCCCAAGGACTCAAAATGTTTTGGCTAGCGCTGCGACGCATGCTCTCTTGA
- a CDS encoding nitroreductase family protein → MNPTQSNVLDAIQNRYSPYRFEPREVEDDKILACLEAARWAASSFNDQPWNWIVARRQDTVEFETMIDCLMEANQDWARQAGALLITVNRTTFRRNQKHNRVALHDLGQASAYLALQAAELGLQAHQMGGVNLSRLRQQYEIPQDHEPQTAIAIGYPDRSEPTSEQGKAWQARENSARQRLSLSEQTFVGKWGVPAEFVKRSEGKVS, encoded by the coding sequence ATGAATCCAACTCAATCTAACGTTCTTGATGCAATCCAAAATCGATATAGCCCTTATCGGTTCGAGCCGCGTGAAGTGGAAGATGACAAAATATTAGCGTGCTTGGAAGCAGCCCGTTGGGCCGCCAGTAGTTTTAATGACCAACCTTGGAACTGGATCGTAGCGCGGCGCCAAGACACGGTCGAATTTGAAACGATGATTGACTGTTTGATGGAGGCAAACCAAGATTGGGCTCGCCAAGCCGGTGCGTTATTGATCACGGTCAATCGGACCACTTTTCGGCGAAATCAGAAACACAACCGAGTGGCGCTGCACGATCTCGGGCAAGCCTCGGCCTATCTCGCCCTGCAAGCGGCCGAGCTCGGATTACAGGCTCATCAAATGGGCGGTGTCAATTTGAGTCGGCTTCGACAACAGTACGAGATTCCCCAAGATCACGAGCCACAAACCGCGATCGCGATTGGCTATCCCGATCGCAGCGAACCGACGAGCGAGCAAGGCAAGGCGTGGCAAGCGAGAGAAAACAGCGCCCGTCAACGTTTGTCGTTGAGTGAGCAGACGTTTGTCGGAAAATGGGGCGTTCCCGCCGAATTTGTCAAAAGAAGTGAGGGAAAAGTGAGCTAG
- a CDS encoding PP2C family protein-serine/threonine phosphatase yields the protein MRRANNQDSMAVLMAGTLDRFYHHGHLFVVADGMGAHAAGELASRLAVEHIAMQYFRSAEEDCPEALRIAVRESNAEIHRRGQQNPEFYNMGTTASSLAILPVGAVVAHVGDSRVYRLRDRVLEQLTFDHSLVWEMEASGQIHPDSVLGQSIPKNVITRSLGPNANVEVDLEGPFEIHANDQFLLCSDGLSGQVEDEEIAAIMDCLPANLATRVLVDLANLRGGPDNSTVIIVRVEADFAEVSGKSTVAKRPRRRREPSAVSPLLMGTAAICFLGSLGLGLAMAVLNTPVSKALGPMIIAFILGMIASAFCVAQYIQSKPKCKAKPLPKTPGGKGPYRRYSANPSKELFDRLGKTVEELRSAASQRNWMMDWGKIDELQQKGSVAVAQAQFKTAIRLQAEAIIETMHQLRELNNRAANETDIER from the coding sequence ATGCGTCGTGCGAATAACCAAGATTCGATGGCGGTGTTGATGGCCGGAACCCTCGATCGATTTTATCATCACGGCCATTTGTTTGTTGTCGCCGATGGAATGGGAGCTCATGCCGCCGGAGAATTAGCAAGCCGATTAGCGGTCGAGCACATCGCGATGCAGTACTTCCGCTCGGCGGAAGAGGATTGCCCCGAAGCCCTGAGGATTGCGGTTCGCGAATCTAACGCCGAGATCCACCGCCGCGGTCAACAGAATCCTGAATTCTACAATATGGGAACCACGGCGAGCAGTTTGGCAATCCTGCCCGTCGGCGCGGTGGTCGCTCACGTAGGCGATTCACGCGTCTACCGTTTACGTGATCGTGTGCTCGAGCAATTGACGTTCGACCACTCGTTGGTATGGGAGATGGAGGCGAGCGGGCAAATTCATCCTGACAGTGTGCTTGGGCAATCGATCCCCAAAAATGTCATCACACGCTCGCTTGGCCCGAATGCGAACGTCGAAGTCGATCTTGAAGGCCCGTTTGAGATTCACGCGAACGACCAATTCCTGCTCTGCAGTGATGGTTTGTCGGGGCAGGTCGAGGACGAAGAAATCGCTGCGATCATGGATTGTTTGCCTGCCAATTTAGCGACCCGCGTGTTGGTCGATCTCGCCAATCTGCGCGGCGGTCCCGATAATTCGACGGTGATCATTGTTCGCGTTGAAGCGGACTTCGCTGAGGTCTCGGGAAAATCGACCGTCGCCAAACGTCCGCGACGACGGAGAGAACCGAGTGCGGTTTCGCCTCTGTTAATGGGGACCGCAGCGATTTGTTTCCTGGGGTCGCTGGGGTTGGGACTCGCCATGGCGGTGCTCAACACCCCGGTTAGCAAAGCATTGGGGCCAATGATCATTGCCTTCATCTTGGGGATGATCGCGTCGGCGTTCTGCGTCGCCCAATACATTCAGAGTAAGCCGAAATGCAAAGCGAAGCCACTGCCCAAAACGCCTGGCGGCAAAGGCCCTTATCGAAGGTACAGCGCCAATCCCAGCAAAGAACTCTTCGACCGGCTGGGAAAAACGGTGGAAGAATTGCGATCCGCCGCATCCCAGAGAAATTGGATGATGGACTGGGGCAAGATCGATGAATTGCAGCAGAAAGGCAGCGTGGCGGTCGCGCAAGCTCAATTCAAGACAGCGATTCGCTTGCAAGCCGAAGCGATCATCGAAACAATGCATCAACTCCGCGAACTCAATAATCGAGCCGCCAACGAAACCGATATTGAACGTTAG
- a CDS encoding NAD(P)H-hydrate epimerase, translating to MKRLPLTREQVQSVDQRAIQEYGMLGLVLMENAGRGAAEVIQRSASSGCIIVLCGKGNNGGDGYVIARHLDLMGRDVRVISVVPTDALSGDAAANANIALRADLDVHVVENQAEIEQLVGDADVIVDCLLGTGATGPLRGLYADAVRIANRTQATRIAIDVPTGIDVDTGTADLHTFNADLTITFVAEKIGFGLQQASQFLGQIELVSIGVPRKLLRQHGV from the coding sequence ATGAAACGTCTCCCCCTGACTCGTGAACAAGTTCAATCGGTCGACCAGCGAGCGATCCAGGAATACGGGATGTTGGGGCTGGTGTTGATGGAAAACGCCGGCCGCGGTGCCGCCGAGGTGATCCAGCGGTCCGCCTCGAGTGGATGCATCATCGTGCTTTGCGGCAAAGGGAACAACGGGGGTGATGGCTATGTGATCGCACGTCATCTCGATCTGATGGGGCGGGACGTCCGCGTCATTTCGGTGGTCCCTACGGATGCGCTTTCGGGGGATGCGGCGGCGAACGCAAATATCGCCCTCCGAGCCGACCTTGATGTTCACGTGGTCGAAAATCAAGCGGAAATCGAACAGCTAGTCGGCGATGCTGACGTGATCGTCGATTGTCTGCTCGGCACCGGAGCCACCGGGCCGTTGCGAGGTCTCTACGCGGATGCGGTCCGCATTGCTAACCGAACTCAGGCGACGCGGATCGCAATCGATGTACCGACCGGAATCGATGTGGACACGGGAACCGCCGACCTGCACACCTTCAATGCCGATCTAACGATCACGTTTGTCGCCGAAAAAATTGGCTTTGGATTACAGCAAGCCAGCCAATTTCTAGGTCAGATCGAGCTTGTCTCGATTGGCGTCCCGAGGAAACTGTTACGTCAACATGGCGTTTAA
- a CDS encoding FmdB family zinc ribbon protein — protein sequence MPLYEYECKPCNKLVEVLLRRSDEIAECPHCANRDIERQLSVPASPAVRSGGSLPVAGGGEACGAPRCCGGGFQM from the coding sequence ATGCCACTCTACGAATACGAATGCAAACCGTGTAACAAGTTGGTCGAAGTGTTGTTACGTCGCAGTGACGAAATTGCCGAGTGTCCCCACTGTGCTAACCGAGACATCGAACGCCAATTGAGCGTTCCTGCATCCCCCGCTGTTCGTAGCGGTGGTTCGTTGCCGGTAGCGGGCGGTGGTGAAGCGTGCGGGGCACCCCGTTGTTGCGGTGGTGGTTTCCAGATGTAA
- the nadA gene encoding quinolinate synthase NadA, whose protein sequence is MNATITQHDKDALHPLASYRTLQPDELQARIEAVRAELGDSLLILGHHYQQDEVIAHTDLRGDSYKLSEMAAASRTCRTIVFCGVHFMAETADILANRPEKLAERDGNRVTVLLPDMAAGCSMADMAAIKQVEAAWEDMSEVIDTQRVIPVTYINSAASLKAFCGRHGGIVCTSSNAKAVLEWAYERGDRVFFFPDQHLGRNTALGLGIGEEQMPVWDPYALELGGNTEKALQDSRVILWKGHCSVHQMFRPEHVDGFRKNHPGIKILVHPECPREVNDIADVSGSTGKIIDTVQNSPAGTKWAIGTELHLVNRLKAEHPEQEIHFLSPVICMCSTMYRIDLPHLCWTLENLRDGAIVNRIEVSDEISKWSLVALERMLAVK, encoded by the coding sequence TTGAACGCGACCATCACCCAACACGACAAAGATGCCCTTCATCCGTTAGCGTCTTACCGAACGCTTCAACCGGACGAATTGCAGGCCCGTATCGAAGCGGTGCGTGCCGAACTTGGCGATTCGCTTTTGATCCTTGGACATCACTATCAACAAGACGAAGTGATCGCCCATACCGATCTACGTGGCGATAGTTACAAGTTAAGTGAAATGGCCGCGGCCAGCCGGACGTGCCGCACGATTGTTTTCTGTGGCGTTCACTTCATGGCCGAGACCGCTGATATTCTTGCGAACCGGCCGGAGAAATTAGCCGAACGCGATGGCAACCGGGTCACCGTCCTGCTTCCCGATATGGCAGCCGGGTGTTCGATGGCCGATATGGCAGCGATCAAACAGGTCGAAGCGGCTTGGGAAGACATGTCCGAGGTTATCGATACCCAGCGGGTGATCCCGGTCACCTATATCAATAGCGCGGCCTCACTAAAAGCTTTCTGTGGTCGCCACGGTGGAATCGTGTGCACCAGCAGCAATGCCAAGGCGGTCCTGGAATGGGCCTACGAGCGAGGAGATCGAGTATTCTTTTTCCCCGACCAACATCTCGGACGTAACACCGCCTTGGGGTTGGGGATTGGCGAAGAACAAATGCCGGTCTGGGATCCCTATGCACTTGAACTAGGCGGCAACACCGAAAAAGCACTCCAAGACAGTCGTGTGATTCTTTGGAAGGGACATTGCAGCGTCCACCAAATGTTTCGTCCCGAACACGTCGACGGCTTCCGCAAAAACCATCCGGGAATCAAGATCCTCGTCCATCCCGAATGCCCTCGCGAAGTGAATGACATTGCGGATGTTTCCGGCAGCACGGGGAAGATCATCGACACGGTGCAAAATAGCCCTGCCGGAACCAAGTGGGCGATCGGAACCGAGTTGCACCTAGTCAATCGCTTGAAGGCCGAACATCCCGAACAAGAGATTCATTTCTTGAGCCCTGTGATCTGTATGTGCTCGACGATGTATCGCATCGACCTGCCACACCTGTGTTGGACGCTTGAAAATCTTCGCGACGGTGCGATTGTCAATCGGATCGAGGTGAGCGACGAAATTTCGAAGTGGAGTTTGGTCGCGCTCGAGCGCATGCTGGCGGTCAAGTAA
- a CDS encoding multiheme c-type cytochrome: MSKSPSTTKRTRRFAPHLIGVVILMIGSAVFADYWIAKPEGTEAHFVGRAACIDCHREQAEAFRGSHHDLAMDIATDETVLGDFQNVTFEHDGLINRMYRDGKRFMVHTEGPSGAMEDFEVKYVFGVDPLQQYMVEFDRSDDMPENELSRLQVLRISWDTQGKRWFYLRPPDVNEKLEPEDPLHWTGIAQRWQTMCADCHSTDLKTNFDPKANRYHTTFSEIDVSCEACHGPGSMHVELANNKSLFWDRRYGYGLSKLKGDSNEAEIQSCAPCHSRRGVMDPHFRGGDSYFDHYALELMSPATYHADGQIKDEVYVFGSFIQSKMYHKNIRCSDCHDPHSLQLKHQGNETCTSCHQHAAGKYDVPSHHHHVPGTAGAMCVNCHMPHTTYMEVDPRRDHSLRVPRPDLSVKLGTPNACSGCHIEDLRKDLDSATSEQAKHYADWLRLADEGNEQIAQMLAKTNQWCDDACEQWYGKERHQPFHFGEAFAAFRAGDPGGVEAMLRLVNEPDEVAPAYARATALSELGQAGVREALPISRELIKNMDAHPLLRTAAVTVYMNASAERIAKDLFPLLEDESKSVRDEATRVMIATGAVRELEDSQRSQVELAARSVKGTLMNASDRSGAHLAWAALCEQLGRYGEAIDSYQDAIRVEPNSTGARSNFAELLDSLAQAGGPQAAEMTALAKQLRRAELPLIARDAALVPDNAHVQYRYGLALYLNGKDDEALVQLQKAVELAPAVEDYQTALRYLKEKMAADAENES, translated from the coding sequence TTGTCTAAATCGCCCTCCACGACGAAACGCACTCGCCGGTTTGCTCCGCACCTGATTGGCGTCGTTATCTTGATGATCGGCAGCGCCGTGTTTGCCGATTATTGGATCGCCAAACCGGAGGGAACCGAGGCGCACTTTGTTGGGCGAGCCGCTTGCATCGATTGTCACCGCGAACAAGCCGAGGCATTTCGCGGATCGCATCACGATTTGGCGATGGATATTGCCACGGATGAAACCGTCTTGGGCGACTTCCAGAACGTCACCTTCGAGCACGATGGTTTGATCAATCGCATGTACCGAGACGGTAAACGATTCATGGTGCACACCGAAGGCCCCAGTGGCGCGATGGAAGACTTTGAAGTGAAGTACGTCTTCGGAGTCGATCCGCTTCAACAATATATGGTTGAATTCGATCGCAGCGACGACATGCCGGAGAACGAATTGTCACGGCTACAGGTGCTCCGGATCAGCTGGGATACCCAAGGCAAACGTTGGTTCTACCTACGTCCGCCGGACGTTAACGAGAAACTCGAACCCGAGGACCCGCTGCATTGGACCGGGATTGCCCAGCGATGGCAAACCATGTGCGCAGATTGTCACTCCACCGATTTAAAAACGAACTTCGACCCCAAGGCGAATCGTTACCACACGACGTTCTCTGAGATCGACGTTAGCTGTGAAGCTTGTCACGGACCTGGCAGCATGCATGTGGAACTCGCCAACAACAAGTCGCTGTTTTGGGACCGTCGCTACGGTTACGGATTGTCCAAGTTGAAGGGCGACAGCAACGAAGCGGAGATCCAATCGTGCGCCCCCTGCCACAGTCGACGCGGGGTGATGGATCCTCATTTCCGCGGCGGGGATTCCTATTTTGATCACTATGCGCTAGAGCTGATGAGCCCTGCGACCTACCACGCCGATGGCCAGATCAAGGACGAGGTCTACGTTTTCGGTTCGTTTATTCAAAGCAAGATGTATCACAAGAACATCCGCTGCAGCGATTGCCACGACCCTCATTCGCTGCAGTTAAAACACCAGGGCAATGAAACGTGCACCTCGTGTCATCAACACGCCGCAGGCAAATACGATGTCCCCTCTCATCACCATCATGTCCCTGGAACTGCGGGTGCGATGTGTGTGAATTGCCACATGCCGCACACGACTTATATGGAGGTCGATCCCCGTCGTGACCACAGTCTCCGCGTCCCTCGCCCCGATTTGTCGGTCAAACTGGGGACGCCTAACGCGTGCAGCGGTTGTCACATCGAAGACCTCCGAAAGGATTTGGATTCTGCGACAAGTGAACAAGCCAAGCACTACGCCGATTGGTTGCGATTAGCCGACGAAGGAAACGAGCAAATCGCCCAGATGTTGGCCAAAACGAATCAATGGTGTGACGATGCGTGTGAGCAGTGGTATGGCAAGGAACGCCATCAACCGTTTCATTTCGGGGAAGCGTTTGCAGCGTTTCGTGCGGGGGATCCCGGCGGAGTCGAAGCGATGCTTCGGCTGGTCAACGAGCCTGACGAAGTTGCACCGGCCTACGCCCGCGCCACCGCGTTATCGGAACTCGGCCAAGCGGGCGTTCGCGAAGCGTTGCCGATCTCGCGTGAGTTGATCAAAAACATGGATGCCCATCCGCTCCTGCGAACCGCGGCAGTCACGGTTTACATGAATGCTTCGGCCGAGCGGATAGCCAAGGACTTGTTTCCGTTGCTCGAGGACGAGTCCAAATCCGTACGCGACGAAGCGACACGTGTGATGATTGCCACCGGAGCGGTGCGAGAGCTCGAGGATTCGCAACGGAGTCAAGTGGAACTCGCCGCCCGTAGTGTCAAGGGAACGTTGATGAACGCATCGGATCGCTCGGGAGCCCATCTGGCGTGGGCGGCGCTGTGCGAACAACTCGGTCGCTACGGCGAAGCGATCGACTCGTATCAAGACGCGATTCGCGTGGAACCGAACAGCACCGGGGCGAGATCCAATTTTGCGGAGCTCTTAGACTCCCTTGCTCAGGCCGGTGGGCCTCAAGCCGCCGAGATGACTGCGTTGGCGAAACAGCTGCGTCGTGCGGAATTACCGCTGATCGCGCGGGACGCCGCCTTGGTTCCCGACAACGCCCATGTGCAATACCGCTATGGATTGGCGTTGTATTTAAACGGGAAGGACGATGAGGCACTGGTGCAACTGCAAAAAGCAGTCGAGTTAGCGCCCGCGGTGGAGGATTATCAAACCGCGCTGCGCTATTTGAAGGAAAAGATGGCTGCCGACGCGGAAAACGAGTCGTGA
- a CDS encoding HisA/HisF-related TIM barrel protein, translating into MPTSSLSDPTLCAHLVAVVDLKSGFAVHAVAGHRHAYQPISLAGEKGGDPFALVSYYANQGLRALYIADLDSIQGGVPQSDLLRRLISSEPRWDQVIVDIGWSESSLTTSFLAYAREHKNVFVVFPTECAAGTRSLRQVHGQFAASQTVLGMDYHDGVFLGGENSERDWLEQADRLGIDRSVILDTATVGTSRGPSIAATCQRIHHWVPHMKLYSGGGVRDAVDVKLLLDSGCDHCLVATALLPR; encoded by the coding sequence ATGCCGACTTCGTCGCTTTCCGATCCGACCCTGTGCGCCCATCTTGTTGCCGTGGTCGATCTAAAATCAGGATTCGCCGTTCACGCGGTCGCCGGACATCGCCACGCTTATCAACCGATCTCGCTGGCGGGCGAAAAAGGCGGCGACCCCTTCGCCTTGGTCTCCTACTACGCCAATCAAGGACTGCGGGCACTCTACATCGCCGACCTCGATTCGATCCAAGGGGGCGTCCCCCAAAGCGATTTGCTACGAAGGTTGATTTCAAGCGAGCCTCGCTGGGATCAAGTCATCGTCGATATCGGATGGAGCGAGTCGAGTTTGACCACATCCTTCTTGGCGTATGCACGCGAACACAAAAACGTGTTCGTCGTTTTTCCGACCGAATGCGCCGCGGGAACCCGCTCGTTGCGGCAAGTTCATGGCCAATTTGCCGCCTCACAAACCGTCCTTGGAATGGATTACCACGATGGGGTTTTTCTGGGAGGAGAAAATTCGGAGCGAGATTGGCTCGAGCAAGCCGATCGGCTCGGCATCGATCGATCGGTCATCTTAGACACAGCAACGGTGGGAACGTCGCGTGGCCCATCGATTGCCGCAACTTGCCAACGGATTCACCATTGGGTGCCCCACATGAAACTTTATTCGGGCGGTGGAGTTCGCGACGCAGTTGACGTTAAACTACTGCTGGATTCCGGCTGCGACCACTGCCTCGTTGCCACCGCATTGTTGCCACGCTAA
- a CDS encoding DUF2617 family protein, with product MLSVRPKVAELAFHVFSRSLHPELYALHQRRRIERTLYDVQVDITNCGHVVTWRGGGMTICEVATSAQQPLPKRRCLLSRPLKGSRTERAECRGGVQYKTHFQLEPVAPDMFWMVQQQLGNGQTEGLLHRFDASGRMALGALSYVNVETRRQSVLIQAIHTFPDDYAIVKVESLFSLGGDAK from the coding sequence ATGCTTTCGGTTCGCCCCAAAGTCGCCGAATTGGCGTTTCATGTATTTAGCCGTTCGCTTCACCCCGAGCTTTACGCGCTTCATCAACGACGTCGTATCGAACGCACGCTCTACGATGTTCAAGTCGACATTACCAATTGTGGGCATGTCGTCACTTGGCGAGGCGGCGGAATGACGATCTGTGAAGTCGCCACTAGCGCTCAACAACCCTTGCCCAAACGCCGTTGTTTGTTGTCGCGTCCGCTCAAAGGAAGCCGTACCGAGCGAGCGGAGTGCCGTGGCGGGGTGCAATACAAAACCCACTTCCAATTGGAACCGGTTGCGCCGGACATGTTTTGGATGGTGCAACAACAACTAGGCAACGGGCAAACCGAGGGGCTGTTGCATCGCTTTGACGCCAGCGGCCGAATGGCACTCGGCGCCCTCAGCTACGTCAACGTGGAAACTCGACGCCAAAGCGTTTTGATTCAAGCCATCCATACGTTCCCAGACGATTACGCGATCGTCAAAGTGGAATCGCTCTTCTCGCTCGGTGGCGACGCAAAATAG